A single window of Pseudarthrobacter psychrotolerans DNA harbors:
- a CDS encoding CHRD domain-containing protein, whose product MKRNTKLVFGGAGVALLAAASLGAMPVMAQSPKSAEKTVTLRATLTELNDSGASGTATAVVRNQKILHIEVHATGLTPDAPHAQHIHYGNQALNECPTLALDSNGDGRLNTLEGVPAYGPVVVSLNTTGDTTPASFLDVSRFPVSQDGSYDYSRDNIEFTDVAGTGYPGAGGLGTAKQIADAIRDGEGVLVIHGQDYDGNGTYNFSDPEGVSELDPNLPAEATDPAVCGVLH is encoded by the coding sequence GTGAAACGGAATACAAAGTTGGTTTTTGGTGGTGCCGGTGTGGCACTGCTGGCTGCTGCGTCGCTGGGTGCCATGCCGGTGATGGCTCAGAGCCCAAAGTCAGCGGAGAAAACAGTCACCCTGAGAGCCACCCTCACCGAGCTTAATGACTCGGGGGCTTCGGGCACCGCCACCGCTGTTGTCCGCAACCAGAAGATCCTGCACATCGAGGTGCACGCCACCGGGTTGACGCCCGATGCCCCGCACGCCCAGCACATCCATTACGGCAACCAGGCCCTGAACGAATGCCCCACGCTGGCGCTGGACAGCAACGGTGACGGGCGGCTGAATACTCTCGAGGGTGTTCCGGCCTACGGCCCCGTTGTGGTGTCGCTGAACACCACGGGTGACACTACCCCCGCCAGTTTCCTGGATGTTTCCCGGTTCCCCGTCTCCCAGGATGGCAGCTATGACTACAGCCGGGACAACATCGAGTTCACGGATGTGGCCGGGACCGGCTACCCCGGTGCCGGCGGGCTCGGTACCGCCAAGCAGATCGCTGACGCCATCCGCGACGGCGAGGGCGTGCTGGTGATTCACGGGCAGGACTACGACGGCAACGGAACCTACAACTTCAGCGATCCTGAAGGTGTCAGTGAGCTTGATCCGAACCTCCCGGCAGAGGCCACTGACCCTGCCGTCTGCGGCGTCCTGCACTAA